One window of Saccharomyces kudriavzevii IFO 1802 strain IFO1802 genome assembly, chromosome: 10 genomic DNA carries:
- the MET5 gene encoding sulfite reductase (NADPH) subunit beta (similar to Saccharomyces cerevisiae MET5 (YJR137C); ancestral locus Anc_4.370) has protein sequence MTASNFLTLPHLLAQYSSSASLNKVFYTTSTKNSHSSFEGLESAVTDATHLLNNQDPLNSIKDQLSSDTLTTIFTDEITLVKSIHHLYSLPNELPLVIVVDLNLQDYSVIPALKDLSFPILISSDLQTAVSNTASSYRIATSTLTPVFHFINLEKIGTSTAIEQDIDVPTLEVANERTEEASLDDTVLLTNFELVKGKDSPNTVIVNLSPYDAEFSNVLPSNAALIKIKAYRPWNFSKFLEILPSTVTKIAILQGVSKKSQSNEFQPFLLDFFSNFNELVSKNIDQVVLSSVGIVDDYQNVINTAVSNINKKEPDTNLFLGKPNEKTDEQAEITELISSVNKVLNLEDAYIKVLKQLFSSNLQILNQFSSETIEPKNPEFGFGRFLKQESQREELIELAKSSLDPSLYLSEDANKIVQLLSKWLSFHGVDLDEAQLQEANSTGLEIFELLESNQNSSTALKFLKIAPTSDSFIFKSSWLIGSDAWSYDLGHSGIQQVLSSRKNINVLLIDSEPYDHRKQNQDRKKDVGLYAMNYYNAYVASVAVYASYTQLLTAIIEASKYNGPSIVLAYLPYNSETDTPLEVLKETKIAVESGYWPLYRFNPVYDDPSTDREAFSLDSSVIRKQLQDFLDRENKLTLLTRKDPSLSNNLKQSAGDALTRKQEKRSKAAFDQLLEGLSGPPLHIYYASDGGNAANLAKRLGARASARGLKATVLSMDDIILEELPGEENVVFVTSTAGQGEFPQDGKSFWEALKNDAALDLATLNVAVFGLGDSEYWPRKEDKHYFNKPSQDLYKRLELLSAKALVPLGLGDDQDADGFQTVYSEWEPKLWEALGVSGAAVEAEPEPVTNEDIKRDSNFLRGTISENLKDTSSGGVTHANEQLMKFHGIYTQDDRDIREIRKSQGLEPYYMFMARARLPGGKTTPQQWLALDHLSDTSGNGTLKLTTRATFQIHGVLKKNLKHTLRGMNAVLMDTLAAAGDVNRNVMVSALPTNAKVHKQIADMGRIISEHFLPKTTAYHEVWLEGPEEQDDNPSWPSIFENRKDGPRKKKTLVSGNALVDIEPIYGPTYLPRKFKFNIAVPPYNDVDVLSIDVGLVAIVDPETQIVEGYNVFVGGGMGTTHNNKKTYPRLASCLGFVKTEEIIPPLEGVVIVQRDHGDRKDRKHARLKYTVDDMGVEGFKQKVEEYWGKKFEPERPFEFKSNIDYFGWIKDETGLNHFTAFIENGRVEDTPDLPQKTGIKKVAEYMLKTNSGHFRLTGNQHLVVSNITDEHIGEIKSILKAYKLDNTDFSGLRLSSSSCVGLPTCGLAFAESERFLPGIITQLEDCLEEYGLRHDSIIMRMTGCPNGCARPWLGELALIGKAPHTYNLMLGGGYLGQRLNKLYKANLKDEEIVDFIKPLFKRYALERNEDEHFGDFCIRAGIIKPTTEGKYFHEDVSEDAF, from the coding sequence ATGACTgcttcaaatttcttgacACTCCCACATTTATTGGCGCAGTATTCCTCGAGTGCTTCCCTAAATAAAGTGTTCTACACTACTAGCACGAAGAATAGTCATTCATCCTTCGAAGGGCTAGAATCTGCAGTGACAGATGCTACTCACCTGTTGAATAATCAGGATCCATTGAATAGCATTAAGGATCAACTTTCCAGTGACACTTTAACTACAATCTTTACAGACGAAATCACCTTGGTTAAATCCATTCACCATTTATATTCTCTTCCTAATGAACTTCCATTGGTGATTGTAGtggatttgaatttgcAAGATTATTCCGTGATTCCTGCATTGAAAGATCTTTCTTTCCCCATTTTAATATCTTCTGATTTGCAAACTGCGGTTTCAAATACAGCCTCTTCTTACAGGATTGCTACAAGTACTCTTACTCCGgttttccatttcattaacttggaaaaaattggtaCCAGTACTGCTATCGAACAAGACATCGACGTTCCAACCTTGGAGGTTGCTAACGAAAGAACTGAAGAAGCGTCGTTAGATGATACTGTTCTATTGACAAATTTCGAATTAGTGAAAGGCAAAGATTCACCTAACACTGTTATCGTTAACTTGTCACCATATGACGCAGAATTTAGCAACGTATTGCCTTCAAATGCAGCTTTGATCAAAATTAAAGCATACAGACCatggaatttttccaagttCTTGGAAATATTGCCATCTACTGTTACCAAAATCGCTATTTTACAGGGTGTCTCTAAAAAATCACAATCAAACGAATTTCAACCATTCCTTCTAGACTTCTTCAGTAATTTTAATGAATTGGTGTCCAAGAATATAGACCAGGTAGTACTAAGTAGTGTTGGTATTGTAGATGATTATCAAAATGTTATTAACACAGCAGTATCCAACATTAACAAGAAGGAACCTGATACTAACCTATTTTTGGGCAAACCCAATGAAAAGACTGACGAACAAGCTGAAATTACTGAGCTAATTTCTTCTGTtaacaaagttttgaaCCTAGAGGATGCCTACATCAAAGTGCTAAAGCAAttattctcttcaaatttGCAGATCTTGAATCAATTTTCTAGTGAAACAATTGAGCCAAAAAATCCGGAATTTGGTTTTGGACGCTTTTTGAAACAAGAAAGTCAACGTGAGGAACTGATCGAACTAGCAAAGTCTTCTCTTGATCCAAGCCTGTACCTTTCTGAAGACGCAAACAAAATCGTTCAGTTATTATCTAAATGGTTGTCATTTCATGGGGTTGATCTTGATGAAGCTCAATTGCAAGAAGCCAATTCCACAGGtttggaaatatttgaattaTTAGAGTCCAACCAAAATTCCAGTACTGCCTTAAAATTCTTAAAGATTGCTCCGACAAGCGATTCTTTTATCTTCAAATCGAGCTGGCTGATCGGTTCAGATGCCTGGTCTTATGATTTAGGTCATTCAGGTATCCAACAGGTTTTATCCTCTCGTAAAAACATTAATGTGCTGTTGATCGATTCAGAACCGTATGACCATAGAAAGCAAAACCAAgatagaaagaaagatgTTGGTTTATATGCCATGAATTATTACAACGCATATGTTGCATCCGTCGCCGTCTATGCTTCATACACCCAATTATTGACAGCAATTATAGAGGCCTCCAAATATAATGGACCTTCTATTGTCTTGGCCTATTTGCCATACAATTCAGAAACTGATACTCCACTAgaagttttgaaagagaCCAAAATCGCTGTTGAATCTGGTTACTGGCCATTGTATAGGTTTAACCCAGTTTATGATGATCCTTCTACGGATAGGGAGGCATTTAGTTTGGATTCTTCAGTTATTAGAAAGCAATTACAAGATTTCTTAGATCGTGAAAATAAGCTAACTCTATTAACCAGAAAGGATCCCTCTTTATCAAATAATCTGAAGCAATCCGCTGGTGATGCATTAACAAGAAAACAGGAAAAGAGAAGTAAGGCTGCATTTGATCAGCTTTTAGAGGGTTTATCAGGACCGCCATTACACATCTATTACGCTTCAGATGGTGGCAATGCTGCAAACTTAGCAAAGAGACTGGGCGCAAGAGCCTCCGCAAGAGGTTTGAAAGCTACCGTGCTATCCATGGATGATATCATTTTAGAAGAGCTACCTGGCGAGGAGAACGTGGTTTTCGTCACTTCCACTGCCGGACAAGGTGAATTTCCACAGGACGGTAAATCTTTCTGGGAAGCTCTTAAGAATGACGCCGCCTTAGATTTAGCTACTTTGAACGTTGCTGTTTTCGGTTTGGGTGATTCTGAGTATTGGCCACGTAAAGAAGACAAACACTATTTTAACAAACCTTCGCAAGATTTGTATAAGCGCTTAGAACTACTTAGTGCCAAGGCCTTGGTTCCTTTAGGTTTGGGTGATGATCAGGATGCCGATGGTTTCCAAACTGTTTATTCTGAATGGGAACCTAAGCTATGGGAAGCTCTTGGCGTTTCTGGTGCTGCTGTCGAAGCTGAGCCAGAACCGGTTACCAACGAAGATATCAAGAGAGATTCTAATTTCTTGAGGGGCACCATCAGTGAGAATTTAAAAGATACATCATCAGGCGGTGTTACACATGCTAATGAACAATTAATGAAATTCCACGGTATTTATACCCAAGACGATCGTGATATACGAGAGATACGTAAATCGCAGGGTTTAGAACCATACTACATGTTCATGGCAAGAGCCCGTCTGCCTGGTGGTAAGACCACCCCACAACAGTGGCTTGCTCTAGATCATTTATCTGATACTTCTGGTAATGgtactttgaaattgacCACAAGAGCAACCTTCCAAATTCATGGTGTTTTAAAGAAGAACTTGAAACATACTTTGAGAGGGATGAATGCAGTTCTTATGGACACTTTAGCCGCTGCAGGTGATGTGAACAGAAATGTTATGGTCTCGGCCTTACCAACCAACGCCAAGGTTCACAAACAAATTGCCGACATGGGAAGAATAATTTCTGAACATTTCTTACCAAAGACCACTGCATATCATGAAGTTTGGTTAGAAGGCCCAGAAGAGCAAGACGATAACCCATCATGGCCAtctatctttgaaaatagaAAGGATGGTccaaggaagaagaagaccTTAGTCAGCGGTAATGCTTTAGTTGACATTGAACCAATCTACGGTCCAACTTACTTGCCAAGGAAGTTCAAGTTTAATATTGCAGTTCCTCCATATAACGATGTTGATGTCTTGTCTATTGATGTAGGTTTGGTTGCGATAGTTGACCCAGAAACTCAAATTGTAGAGGGTTATAATGTTTTCGTTGGCGGTGGTATGGGTACCACACATAACAATAAGAAGACCTATCCAAGGTTAGCATCGTGTTTAGGTTTTGTCAaaactgaagaaatcaTTCCACCATTGGAAGGTGTTGTTATTGTACAAAGAGATCATGGTGATCGTAAAGACCGTAAACATGCTCGTTTAAAGTACACTGTAGACGATATGGGTGTGGAAGGTTTCAAGCAAAAAGTGGAAGAATACTGGGGTAAGAAATTTGAACCTGAAAGACCGTTCGAGTTTAAATCCAATATCGACTACTTTGGATGGATTAAAGATGAAACTGGATTGAATCACTTCACAGCATTTATCGAGAATGGTAGAGTTGAAGATACACCAGATTTACCCCAGAAGACAGGTATTAAAAAAGTTGCTGAATATATGCTTAAGACTAATTCCGGTCATTTCAGATTGACTGGTAACCAACATTTGGTTGTCTCTAATATTACGGATGAACATATCGGTGAAATCAAATCTATTTTGAAGGCTTACAAGTTGGATAACACTGACTTTAGTGGCTTAAGATtatcttcgtcttcatgTGTTGGTTTGCCAACATGTGGTTTAGCATTTGCTGAATCTGAACGTTTCCTACCTGGTATCATTACTCAATTGGAAGACTGTTTAGAAGAATATGGTCTACGCCACGATTCTATTATTATGAGAATGACTGGTTGCCCCAACGGTTGTGCTCGTCCATGGCTAGGTGAATTGGCTCTTATTGGTAAGGCTCCACACACTTACAACTTAATGCTTGGTGGTGGTTACCTTGGCCAAAGACTGAACAAGTTATATAAGGCCAATTTaaaggatgaagaaattgttgatttcatcaaacCACTATTTAAAAGGTACgctttggaaagaaatgaagatgaacaCTTTGGTGACTTCTGCATAAGAGCAGGCATCATCAAACCAACTACGGAAGGTAAGTACTTCCATGAAGATGTCTCTGAAGATGCCTTTTAA
- the TTI2 gene encoding Tti2p (similar to Saccharomyces cerevisiae TTI2 (YJR136C); ancestral locus Anc_4.368) has protein sequence MKTMKEMKTRRRAKNQKGTKKRMAKISDIIDELVDTKLSPARLSELCFQLRENVDDVYATTMADEIKLIESLSYLSLSPGTEIQINNDVIKTIDKRFQSGRNHYGDIVRGLISSLQPLLLKGKSNSELKGQQNLVLKPALGMSLKEDNLREVWIGQGGLKSIPLFYVVLLHLKRKDVSTNLSWIVPGILNILDDTTDLRRIKLRGVLLLQTLLDHTFVCEIDDSKWIQFSSIGLFPLLEKILVNMCYFLPPSYNANDTLAIWRVVFPTIHSLYRVEFVNDNTKYQYHLEKFMSEILLQNIIPRASLTYDNLTTYALETATNILKLQKGGSVVHLQRLVYVLGEYIVRNPFFTIFPELVSKALLVIDTLIEVCPNERIVAHKFDILSLILITFDKCLQEDALNEPTLLQCKRTMKSLLHCNCSMEGELSTLSEQPRFRLLFDFS, from the coding sequence ATGAAAACtatgaaagaaatgaaaacgagaagaagagcaaaaaatcaaaaaggcACTAAAAAGCGAATGGCTAAAATAAGTGACATCATCGATGAACTGGTTGATACGAAACTTTCTCCCGCAAGGCTTTCGGAATTGTGTTTTCAATTACGAGAGAATGTCGATGATGTATATGCAACAACGATGGCCGATGAGATCAAACTCATCGAATCTTTATCATATCTTTCCCTATCTCCAGGAACAGAAATACAGATAAATAATGACGTTATAAAAACTATAGACAAACGCTTTCAGTCGGGCAGAAATCACTATGGTGACATAGTGCGAGGccttatttcttcattgcAACCGcttcttttgaaaggcAAAAGTAATTCAGAGCTCAAGGGGCAACAAAATCTCGTTCTCAAACCCGCACTTGGAATGTCACTGAAGGAAGACAACCTCAGGGAAGTGTGGATTGGTCAAGGTGGCTTAAAGAGTATTCCGTTATTTTACGTAGTCCTGCTacatttgaaaaggaaagacGTATCGACGAACCTTTCTTGGATTGTTCCAGGAATTTTAAACATACTAGATGATACCACTGACTTGAGAAGAATAAAACTTCGTGGTGTTCTACTGCTGCAAACTCTTCTAGACCATACATTTGTGTGCGAGATTGATGACTCTAAATGGATACAGTTTTCTAGCATTGGTTTATTTCCACTGCTCGAAAAAATATTGGTCAATATGTGCTATTTTCTGCCACCGTCATACAATGCCAATGATACATTGGCGATATGGCGAGTAGTTTTTCCGACAATACATTCGCTGTATAGAGTAGAATTTGTCAACGATAATACTAAATACCAATATCACCTAGAAAAATTTATGTCAGAGATTCTTTTGCAAAACATAATCCCCAGAGCTAGTCTTACTTACGATAATTTGACGACATATGCGTTGGAAACTGCAACAAACATACtcaaacttcaaaaaggaGGATCCGTTGTACATCTTCAGAGGCTAGTTTATGTTTTAGGTGAGTATATAGTGAGAAATCCCTTTTTTACAATTTTTCCAGAGCTAGTTTCAAAGGCCCTCTTAGTGATAGACACCCTAATAGAAGTCTGTCCGAATGAAAGAATAGTGGCCCACAAATTCGACATTTTGTCATTGATCTTAATTACGTTCGACAAGTGTCTGCAAGAGGATGCGTTGAACGAACCAACATTACTGCAATGCAAAAGAACGATGAAAAGTTTACTGCATTGCAACTGCAGCATGGAAGGTGAGTTGTCGACTTTATCCGAGCAACCGCGTTTTCGGTTACTCTTCGACTTTTCATAG
- the SGM1 gene encoding Sgm1p (similar to Saccharomyces cerevisiae SGM1 (YJR134C); ancestral locus Anc_4.364), with protein sequence MSKKLTLEERLSLATKKGRKKNKKSTSNLPSPSPVVLSNSELEANGISIDDLTTGLDSIDNAENGDDCTVRSESTVESDTLKISANTAHAELTRTDNSDNAIVSLPEWLPENYTELTVEELVRRISPEYERLNKRIDDLTNEVSKKPQIETTDSSFFKLIKEKDDLIDQLKKEGEKLAETELRQSNQIKALKTKVKNLEYEVSSLNDDSTQNVENYNELQSLYHNIQEQLTETTSKLKDTDKQKELLEVLKGSIKEKDDLITNLQQSLDHMRTLLEEEKAEFQMEKKALQEATIDQVTSLETKLEQLRIELDSCSNDSNGKSSGGDFVDNDDGSSEVKQYTSSQYMLLKEQLESSKVNWNSIEYALNSKIVDLENHLASTIKEKKKFEEEYQTALRSTETLSDHLEKEREGHLKAISQVKELERQIETLKLSLQSINDDYNLLKKKYDIQRAQFEKNEDGVKLHQETSDRKIIEKIPAELTNSLNSMNENIEDEWTLPQENSMLSLSISKLGQLEDDSSLKPISDQSHDMICNEESEHFDRKNIDFSIDDIPEEAADLQAIKEGESMKSLNNTSIPYRRASFQLSNSNGNISAHLVSKLSTELKRLEGELLTSRESYYNLVNEKAQANDEILRLLEENDKFDKVNKQKDELLQKVEQIQSKLETSLQLLGEKTEQVEELENDVSDLKEMMHQQVQQMVEMQEKMR encoded by the coding sequence ATGAGTAAAAAATTGACGTTGGAAGAAAGGCTTTCTCTTGCTACCAAGAAgggaagaaagaaaaataaaaaatcaacATCGAATCTACCATCCCCTTCGCCTGTAGTGCTGTCAAACAGCGAGCTGGAAGCCAATGGCATATCCATCGATGATCTAACTACTGGTCTGGACTCAATTGACAATGCTGAAAACGGAGATGATTGTACGGTACGATCGGAGAGTACTGTTGAAAGCGATACACTTAAAATAAGTGCAAATACAGCGCATGCCGAACTAACTAGAACTGATAACTCTGATAACGCTATAGTGTCATTGCCTGAATGGCTGCCAGAGAATTACACGGAACTCACAGTCGAAGAATTAGTCAGAAGAATTAGCCCAGAATACGAAAGACTAAATAAACGGATTGATGACCTAACTAACGAAGTGAGCAAAAAACCTCAAATCGAGACAACGGATTCTAGCTTTTTTAAATTGATCAAAGAGAAAGATGATTTGATAGATCAActgaagaaagaaggagaaaaattAGCGGAAACTGAGTTGAGGCAATCCAACCAGATCAAGGCTCTGAAGacaaaagtgaaaaatttagagTATGAAGTATCatctttgaatgatgatTCTACTCAGAACGTAGAAAATTATAATGAACTGCAGTCACTGTATCATAATATACAAGAACAACTGACTGAAACTACAAGCAAGCTAAAGGACACAGATAAGCAGAAAGAGTTGCTTGAGGTGTTAAAAGGAAGtatcaaggaaaaagacGACTTGATCACAAATTTGCAGCAATCTTTAGATCATATGAGAACATTGctcgaagaagaaaaagccGAATTTCAAATGGAGAAGAAAGCACTACAGGAAGCAACAATCGATCAAGTAACTTCTCTGGAGACAAAATTAGAACAATTAAGGATAGAATTGGATAGTTGCAGCAACGATTCGAACGGTAAATCAAGCGGAGGTGATTTTGTAGACAATGATGATGGCAGCTCCGAAGTAAAGCAATATACATCTTCGCAATATATGCTACTAAAGGAACAGCTCGAGTCATCCAAAGTTAACTGGAATAGCATTGAATACGCCTTGAACAGTAAAATTGTGGATTTAGAGAATCACCTTGCATCTacgataaaagaaaaaaagaaatttgaagagGAGTATCAAACCGCCTTGCGTTCAACAGAAACACTAAGTGACcatttagaaaaagaacgaGAAGGTCATTTAAAGGCAATTTCTCAAGTGAAAGAACTGGAAAGACAGATAGAGACATTGAAGTTGTCATTACAAAGTATAAATGATGATTACAAtctattgaagaagaagtatgATATTCAGAGGGCCCAGTTCGAGAAAAATGAGGACGGAGTGAAGCTACATCAAGAGACCAGCGATCGAAAAAtcatagaaaaaattcctgCAGAATTGACCAATAGTTTAAATTCCATGAATGAGAATATCGAAGACGAGTGGACTTTACCTCAAGAGAACTCTATGCTGTCTCTATCGATCTCAAAATTAGGACAACTGGAAGACGATTCATCTCTGAAGCCCATTAGCGATCAATCGCACGATATGATATGTAATGAGGAAAGTGAACACTTTGACAGGAAAAATATAGATTTTAGCATCGATGATATCCCAGAAGAAGCCGCTGATTTACAAGCAATAAAAGAAGGCGAATCCATGAAATCGTTAAATAATACGTCAATACCATACCGAAGAGCGAGCTTTCAATTGTCCAACTCTAATGGTAATATAAGTGCCCATCTGGTGAGTAAGCTAAGTACGGAATTAAAGAGATTGGAGGGTGAATTATTAACTTCAAGGGAGTCATACTATAATTTGgtaaatgaaaaagcaCAGGCCAATGATGAGATCTTAAGACTATTGGAGGAAAAcgataaatttgataaagtcAACAAACAGAAGGATGAACTTTTGCAAAAAGTGgaacaaattcaaagcaAACTGGAAACCTCCTTACAACTGTTAGGTGAAAAGACCGAGCAAGTGGAAGAATTAGAAAATGACGTGTCCGATTTAAAAGAAATGATGCATCAACAAGTCCAACAAATGGTGGAAATGCAGGAAAAGATGAGGTGA
- the MCM22 gene encoding Mcm22p (similar to Saccharomyces cerevisiae MCM22 (YJR135C); ancestral locus Anc_4.366): MDTEKDVLDVYIKNLENQIGNKRYFLNQTRSAIEEIRSRSVDSAGKAVDPEIFTELLKKPMFLPERADPIGFSLMSNFLSSRAQSSSDWLSVMNDQSIDTKTIVSLQENINSDLEELLRKLQHQLADLDNKKQDLAHIKTPKDRNKELWTSLNDFVEKFLVPNLDNSEESIDNLTREITLLLKRLIEHDITLTLNDFSSKTMPLYRLLLRGNLVIVTKSSTDSGVKYIKLLDFNETSLT, encoded by the coding sequence ATGGATACAGAAAAGGATGTGCTGgatgtatatataaagaatCTGGAGAACCAAATCGGAAACAAACGGtattttttgaaccaaACTCGAAGCGCCATCGAAGAGATCAGGAGTAGATCCGTAGACTCAGCAGGGAAAGCGGTTGACCCCGAAATATTTACAGAGTTATTAAAAAAACCTATGTTCCTACCAGAAAGAGCAGACCCCATAGGTTTCAGCTTGATGTCGAATTTCCTGTCTTCTAGGGCCCAAAGTTCCAGCGATTGGCTCTCAGTAATGAACGATCAATCAATCGATACAAAAACGATTGTGTCGTTACAAGAAAACATTAACAGTGATTTGGAAGAACTGCTACGGAAACTGCAGCATCAATTGGCTGATTTAGACAATAAGAAACAAGACCTGGCCCATATTAAAACACCAAAAGACAGAAATAAAGAGCTTTGGACGTCATTAAACGATTTTGTTGAGAAGTTTCTAGTGCCAAATTTGGATAATAGTGAAGAATCTATTGATAACTTAACGAGAGAAATCACATTGTTATTAAAAAGACTAATTGAGCATGACATAACTCTAACGTTGAACGATTTCTCATCCAAGACGATGCCGCTATACAGGTTATTGCTCAGGGGCAACCTTGTTATCGTAACTAAAAGCTCTACAGATTCAGGAGTTAAGTATATCAAACTATTAGATTTCAATGAAACGAGCCTGACTTAA
- the TIM8 gene encoding protein transporter TIM8 (similar to Saccharomyces cerevisiae TIM8 (YJR135W-A); ancestral locus Anc_4.367), with amino-acid sequence MSSLSTSDLASLDDASKKEIATFLEGENSKQKVQMSIHQFTNICFKKCVDSVNNPDLSSQEEQCLSNCVNRFLDTNIRIVNGLQNTR; translated from the coding sequence atgtCTTCTCTATCAACATCTGATTTGGCTTCTCTTGATGATGCTtctaaaaaggaaattgcCACTTTCTTAGAGGGTGAGAACTCTAAGCAAAAAGTTCAAATGTCAATCCATCAATTCACTAACATatgtttcaaaaaatgtgtTGACTCCGTCAATAATCCTGATTTGAGTTCCCAAGAGGAGCAGTGTCTGTCCAACTGTGTGAATAGGTTTCTAGATACGAATATCAGGATCGTGAACGGGCTGCAAAACACCCGTTGA
- the XPT1 gene encoding xanthine phosphoribosyltransferase (similar to Saccharomyces cerevisiae XPT1 (YJR133W); ancestral locus Anc_4.363) — protein MPENERMYISYNNIHKLCQTVARHILDRDERPDVIIAITGGGMIPARIIRSFLKNKGQKNIPIQAIGLSLYEDLGLDNGAESIGKEVVRTQWLDFGALNQHFDSLIGKRVLIVDEVDDTRTTLYYAVSELEKEIAEQQIILNRKNEETVFSIFVLHNKDKPKRAALPDSMMNSGRYIAAQTVPDGWLCYPWDAEDIEEHTVLAKAQGND, from the coding sequence ATGCcggaaaatgaaagaatgTACATCTCCTATAATAATATTCACAAGCTTTGCCAGACAGTGGCCAGGCATATTCTAGATAGAGATGAAAGGCCTGATGTTATTATCGCTATCACTGGTGGTGGTATGATTCCTGCAAGAATTATCAGgtcatttctgaaaaataaaggtcaaaaaaatattcctATTCAAGCTATTGGTTTGTCTTTGTATGAAGACTTAGGGTTAGATAATGGTGCAGAATCTATCGGTAAAGAGGTTGTTAGGACACAGTGGCTGGATTTTGGTGCACTGAACCAACACTTTGATTCCTTAATCGGTAAGAGAGTTCTAattgttgatgaagttGACGATACTAGAACTACTCTCTATTATGCTGTTTCTgaattagaaaaagaaattgcgGAACAACAAATTATCTTaaatagaaagaatgaagaaaccGTATTTTCTATCTTTGTCTTGCATAATAAAGACAAGCCAAAAAGAGCGGCATTACCTGATTCTATGATGAATTCTGGACGTTATATTGCTGCGCAAACCGTTCCTGACGGGTGGTTGTGTTATCCCTGGGACGCTGAAGACATCGAAGAACATACTGTGCTCGCTAAAGCCCAAGGTAATGATTAA